A segment of the Synechococcus sp. MEDNS5 genome:
CAGGTAACTGCGCCCCGGCCGCAGGCTGTCGCGGATGCGTTTCAGCAGCCGCGGTCGCTCCAGCAACTTGGCAGCCAGAGGGCGGGGGCTGGCGTCATCGGTATCGAACATCTGCAGGCGCTGGCGGGCATGGGAAATCGGCACCCCTTGCAGCAACTCCAAGACGGAATCCACCACCAGATCAGGCAGCAGCTTGCTGGTGACAAACACCATGCGCGCTCGCGGCTGCCGCAACCGGATGAGCTCGAACAGCTGACGTTCCTCGTAATGATGCGCCCCCTCCACCAGCGCCATCTGCTCCTGGCTCATATTGAGAGATGGCATCACCAGCACATCCCAGGGGTCACTCCCGGGTCCCACCTGAGCGATGTCTGGCTGCAGCTGGCGCTGCAGATCCTGAAAGGACAACGTCAACCCCACACCTCCACAGACCTGATCAATCTGATCCTTTAGCTCCTCATTTCATGATGGAACGGTGTCGGGGCCATGCCCATGGGAGCTAGCTCCAAATTCTCAGACTCACCATCCACCGCAACGTTCAGAGCGTTCGCAGAGAGAGCGGACTACTCGCTGCTGAACCAGTTGAAGGCGGATCCCCAGTCCACAGCGGACGGACGCGATCACCGACCCCGGCAGGTGCAGTCGGGCCACTACGTGCCGGTGCAGCCGACACCGCTCCCCGATCCCTCCTACGTCGCCCACAGTTCCGCCCTCTTCAATGAGCTTGGACTGAGTGAAGCGCTGGTTGATGACGATGCGTTTCGCAGGCTGTTTTCCGGAGATCACGCTGCGGCCGCCGATCCCATGCGTCCCTGGGGCTGGGCCACCGGTTATGCCCTGTCGATCTACGGCACCGAGTACATCCAGCAGTGTCCGTTCGGAACCGGCAACGGCTATGGCGACGGACGGGCCATCTCCGTCTTTGAGGGAGTGTTCAACGACCAGCGCTGGGAGATGCAACTCAAGGGCGGCGGACCGACGCCGTACTGCCGCGGCGCCGATGGCCGCGCCGTTCTGCGCTCAAGCGTGCGCGAATTCCTGGCCCAGGAGTTCATGCACGCCCTCGGTGTACCCACCTCCCGATCGCTGACGCTCTACGTCTCCCAATCCGAGACGGTGGCTAGGCCCTGGTACTCGGAGAACTCACGCTCCTTCGATCCGGACGTGATGGTGAGCAATGCCGCTGCGATCAGCACCCGCGTGGCCCCCTCCTTCCTGCGCGTGGGACAGATCGAACTGTTCGCCCGCCGTGCCCGCAGCAACGCCCACCCCGAAGCACGCCATGAGCTGCAGCTGATCGTGGAGCACCTGATCGAGAGAAACTACCGGCCTGACATTGATCCGGGCCTGCCCTTCCAGCAGCAGGTCATCGCATTGGCACGCCTCTTCCGCGAACGGCTCACATCGCTTGTCGCCCACTGGATGCGCGTCGGCTACTGCCAGGGCAACTTCAACAGCGACAACTGCGCCGGCGGCGGCTACACCCTCGATTACGGCCCCTTTGGATTCTGCGAACTGTTCGACCCGCGCTTCCAACCCTGGACCGGTGGCGGGACCCATTTCTGTTTCTTCAATCAGCCCGTGGCCGCAGAAACGAACTACAAGATGCTCTGGTCGTCCCTGCGCACGCTGCTGGATGGCGACACCCAGGCTCAGGAAGAGCTTGACGCGCTGCATGACGGTTTTGCCAGGGCGATGCAGGAGGACATGGAGGCGATGTGGAGCAGCAAGCTGGGCCTGACCACCTATGACGAAACCTTGGTGACGGAACTGTTGCAGCTGCTGGCAGCAACTGGAGCTGACTACTGCAAGGCCTTCCGCATCCTGTCGACGCTTCCCAGGGACGTCTCCGAGCTGGATCCCAGTTTCTATGTGCCCTGTCCTGACGAACTCGCCGGCCGATGGCAGGGCTGGCTGCGTTGCTGGCGCAGCAGCCTTGAAACCCAGGGTGACCTCCACCAGACGGCCGAGAGGATGCAGCGCATCAATCCAGCCATCACCTGGCGCGAATGGTTGATCGCTCCGGCCTATCAGCGAGCAGAGCTCGGAGACATGAGCCTCATCCATGAGCTGCAGGCGGTGTTCAGGGATCCGTACAGCTCACTACCAGCTGACCTGGCAAGCCATTACGACCAGCTGAGACCTCGAGAGCTCTTCAACGCCGGAGGGCTTTCGCACTACAGCTGCTCATCCTGAGAGTGTTTTGAGCCGTGCCGCCAAGGCATCGCGATCGTCTCCCGCCATCAACGCCAACAGCAACAGCACCCGCGCCTTCTGAGGACTGAGATCACCCGCGGGAAGCAAACCAAGCTTGGCGTGGTCCTCACAGCGGTGCACAGGTCCCATCCCGCAACGGTTGGCGCGGAGCATCAAGGGCCGGGGACCCTGCCACTGCACAAGGGCATCCCGCTCCACAAACGACAGCTGCCCAGCTCCAGTGCCTGTGAAGACCAGACCCTGCACCCCAGCAGAGAGCAACGCTGAAATCAGCGCCTCCGGAGGCTGCACGCATCCATGCAGGATCACCACCTGTGGCCAGTACGTCGGAAGCGCCAGTCCGGCGAAAGGCACCAGTCGATTTCGTTCCATTCCGGGCAGATGGACACCGAGATCATCCACCCAGCCCAGGGGACCTCGGCCTGAACTGTGAAAGGCACCCACCCCCTGGGTGGCACGTTTGCTGACCTGACGGGCACTGTGAATCTGTCCGTCCATCACCACCAGCACGCCGCGGCCACGAGCTTCTGCACTGACGGCCACCTGAACAGCCTGGTAAAGGTTGAGGGGGCCATCGGCGCTGAGAGCGGACGCAGGCCGCATGGCCCCCACCAACACCACAGGCCGGGGATCGTCGATCAGAAGTTGCAGTAGCCAGGCCGTCTCCTCCAGGGTGTTGGTGCCATGGGTGATCACCACGCCCGCGAGGCGAGGATCATCCGCCAGGGACTGCCGGATCCGTTCCACCAGAGAGCGCCAGTGGCTGAAACTGAGGTCGGCACTGTCCACATTCGCGATCTGCTCCACTCGGATCTCGGCGAGTGAGGCCAACTCCGGCAAGGCGTCCAGCAGACCCTCGGCATCGATCACCCCCGCGGCATAGCGATTCAGCTGAGTCGACTCAGGTGCTGTTCCGGCGATGGTGCCACCGGTGCCGAACAGGAGGAGCCGAGGAATGCTGGATACACTCACATGCGGTCCAGGGTGGGAATGCCCAGAAGGCCGAGGCCCGATTTGAGCGTGTCGGCGGTAAGCCGGCAGAGCGCCAACCGGGAGGGGAGGGCCTCCGCGTCAGCCTTGAGCACCGGCACCTGGTCGTAGAAGCGGTTGAACACCTGGCTGAGCTCGAACAGGTAGTTGCAGAGGCGGTTGGGCAAAAGCTCTTCCTCCACTTCGGCAATCACCGCATCGAACTTGAGCAGCTCCCGCACGAGGGCCCATTCCTGGGGCTCGCTGAACTGCAGCTGTGCCGTCGACACCTCCAGGTCACCGCCCTTGCGGGCAATGCCGGCGATGCGTACCACCGCATACAACAGGTAAGGAGCCGTATTGCCCTGCAACGCCAACATCCGGTCGAAGGAGAACTGGTAGTTGGTGATCCGGTTCTGGCTGAGGTCGGCATATTTCACTGCCGCCAGGCCCACGGTGGCGGCGACGTGGTGAATGAACTCCTCGGACTCGCTGCGCTCCTCCTCCTTCAGACGCGAGCGCAGGTCGACTTCGGCCCGCTCCACCGCTTCATCGAGCAGATCCCGCAACCGCACCGTGTCGCCGGAGCGGGTCTTGAGCTTCTTGCCGTCCTCCCCTTGCACCAGCCCGAAGGGCACATGCTCGAGGCGAGCGCCTTCCGGAATCCAACCGGCCCGCTGGGCCACCTGGAACACACCAGCGAAATGATTGGCCTGGCCGGCATCGGTCACATAAATCACCCGGCGGGCGTCATCCCCTTCCGGTGCGGCGCCAAAGCGGTAGCGAATCGCCGCCAGGTCAGTAGTGGCGTAATTGAAGCCGCCGTCGCTTTTACGCACGATCACCGGCAGGGGCTTGCCGTCTTTGCCCTGAACGCCCTCGAGGAAGACGCACTGAGCACCGTCGTCGGTGACCAGCAGCTCGGCGTCCTTCAGCCCATCAATCACCCCGGGCAGGAAGGGGTTGTAAAACGACTCGCCGCGCTCGTTGAGGCGAATGTCGAGCCTGTCGTAGATCTTCTGGAACTCGCGCCGCGACTGATCGCAGAGCAGGCCCCAGGCCTTAAGCGACACCGGATCACCCCCCTGCAGCTTCACCACCTCATCGCGGGAGGTGGTCTGGAACGCTTCGTCATCGTCGAAGCGCTTTTTGGCCTCGCGGTAGAAGGCCACCAGATCGCCCAGATCCACCGCATCGGCGGTCTCTAGCGCGTCCGGGGCGACCTGCTTGAGATGGGTAATCAGCATGCCGAACTGGGTTCCCCAGTCGCCCACATGGTTGAGGCGCAGCACGGGATGGCCGCGAAACTCCAGCACCCGCGCCAGGGAGTCGCCGATGATCGTGGAACGCAGATGCCCCACATGCATCTCCTTAGCGATGTTGGGACTGGAGAAGTCCACCACCACCGGGGCCGGCTGCTCCACCGCTGGTACACCGAGCCGTGGATCTCCCAGACGGCCAGCCACCTCCGCCGCCAATCGCTCCGGACGGACCGTGAGGTTGATGAACCCAGGGCCGGCAATCTGAGGTTCCAGGCAGAGAGCGCTGAAGTCGGGGTCGGCCTGGAGCTGCTCCACAATCGCCGTGGCGATTTGCCGCGGAGCCTGCTTCAGAGGTTTGGCCAGGGGCAAGGCTCCATTGGCCTGGAAATCACCGAACTCCGGCTTACTGGCTGGGGCCAGCTGGGGGTCGAGCGGTTGGGACGACTGTCGGGCGGCCGCTGCCTGCTCCGGAAACGCCCGGTCCATTGCCGCACGCAGCTGAAGATCCAGACAATGGGCGATGCGCAGCATGGAAGACGCGAGGGGCTTGGCAAGCCCTGATCATCCCGCGGCGCCGGCAAAGCGCATGCTCAGATCGAGCCAGCTGCTGCGGGTGACCGGCGCACTGGTGGAGATCAGATCGATGCCGGTGGCGGCATAGGCAGCAAGGGCATCCGGATGAATCCCCGAAGCCTCCAGCACCACAGGTGCAGCATGATCACGGCCGCGCGCTTGGTCCCGCAGTCTCGGCACCAGCGTCGCCAGCTCCTCCGGGCTGAACTCATCAAGCAGCACACCATCAGCTCCTGCCTGCACCGCGGCCATCGCCTCAGCCTCGGTTTCCGCTTCAACGATCACCCGGGCCGGCCAAGGCGCAGAGGCCCTCACCGCAGTGATTGCCGCCTCCACGCCACCGGCCCAGGCCAGGTGGTTCTCCTTGAGCATTGCGGCATCATCCAGGCCGAGCCGATGATTGATCCCGCCTCCGCAGCGCACGGCGTACTTCTCGAGCTGCCGCAGGCCAGGCGTTGTTTTACGGGTATCCGCGAGCCGCACACCGGTTCCATCCAGCCCAGCCACCAAGGCTGCCGTGGCCGTGGCGATGCCCGACAGCCGCATGGCCAGGTTCAGGGCCGTGCGCTCAACAGCAACCAGGGCCGTGGCCGCACCCTCCACCTCCAGCACACGCTTCCCTGACGCGACCCGCTCTCCTTCAGCCACCAGCAGCCGTACCTGGGCCAACGGATCAAGCGCACACACCAAGGGTTCGAGAAACACCCCACCGCAGAACTGTCCGTCTGCTTTGGCGATCCAATGAGCCGCTCCATGGCACCCCTGAAGTGCTGGAGCTGTGAGATCGCCGCGGCCGAGATCCTCCAGCAACCAGGCCTCCAGCTGCCGTTGGAGCTGGGGAGTGATCGGCAAGGGAACCACCATCAGAGCCAACTGGTCCCGGATGCTTCCAGAGCGGCAACGGACGGCCAGGCGCCCCAGCCAAACAGGAGCTGATTCAGGCGGTCAAGCAAGGCCGGCGTCTCCTTCAGCGCCTGGCGAGCAGCCCATTCAGCCTCCTGAACCTGGGCGTCAGGCAGGTCGAGCGCATCGAGGAGGCGCCGATAGGCCACACGCTCATCCGCATTGATGGCACTGGCATCCTCCTCACCCTGGCTGCTGCAGGCCATCTGAAAGGCCAGGGACACCATGGCCATGCGTTCGTCACTGCCTTGGAGCTGAGCCACCCAGGTTTCCACTTCCGTCTCCTGCTCAGCCTGCAACGCCACAAGCGCATCCTCCGGGTCCTCCAGCGGCAGCAGGCGAGCCGAGAGCTTGCTGAGCAGTGCCCGCTCCTCCGAAGCCACATCACCATCCACACTCGCCACCCAGCACAGCACTTTCAACTGGGCCCACTGCGAGGGCTTGAGAGCAGCCAGTGGATCAGTCATCGAAAACGCCAAAGGGGAAGGCCTCCATTCTGGGAGCACCTTGGTCGATCAGTCCCGGTGCAATGGCAATGCACTCCTTACTGAAAGGCACCCTCGCCTCGCTGGACCAAGCTGAGCATGCACTCGTGAAGGGCTCGTGATGGCTGGATTCCCGCTGCGCCTTTTCGGTAGCTGGCGGCCCGGCGACCTGGATGGCTTTCTCGCTCTGGGGCTCGACAACCTGATTCAGATCCTTCTGATCCTCGGGCTGTGCAGGACGGTGCTCGGTTATCCCGACAGCCTTCTTTTCGCTGTGATCCTGCCTGCGACAGGAATCAGCCTGCTGGTAGGCAATCTGGCTTACGCCAATCAGGCCCTTCAACTGGCCCGGCGAGAGCAGCGGGACGATTGCACGGCCCTGCCTTACGGCATCAACACCATCAGCCTGCTGGCCTACGTTTTTCTAGTGATGTTGCCCGTGAAGCTGGCTGCTCTCGGGAGTGGACTGAGCGAGACCGAAGCCATCACGCGCTCCTGGCAGGCAGGAGTGATGGCCTGCCTTGGATCCGGCCTGATCGAAGTTGCAGGAGCTTTCACGGTGACCCGCCTGCAGCGCTGGCTTCCTCGAGCGGCGCTGCTCTCCACTCTGGCGGGCATTGCGCTGGGCTTTCTCGTGTTGGCCTTTTTTCTGCGCACGTATTCCTTCCCATTGATCGGGCTGAGCAGCCTGGCAGTGATTCTCGTGGGCTATTTCGGCAGGGTTCGTTGGCCCCTACCCACGGGCCTGAGTGCCGTTCTGATCGGAGCGATGCTGGCGTGGGCAAGCGGCAGGATCCAGCTCGATCATGAGGCGGTCAGGACTGCCTTTGCTGCGGTAGGCCTTCACTTACCCACCCTTCAGCTCAGCACGCTCTGGCAGGGGCGTGGCGAGCTGATTCCCTGGCTTGGAATCATCCTGCCGATGGGGCTATTCAATGTGATCGGCTCCCTTCAGAATCTTGAAAGTGCGGCGGCGGCAGGGGATCGCTATCCCGCCAGGCCCGCCTTGCTGATTGACGGAATCGGAACCCTTGTCGCGGCCGTTTTGGGATCCTGTTTCCCCACCACGATCTACATCGGCCACCCCGCTTGGAAAGCCCTCGGTGCCCGGTCGGGATATTCGGTGCTGAATGGCCTGGTGATGGCCTCAGGCTGCCTGCTGGGTCTGTTTGGCCTCATGGCGGAAGTGATCCCCATCGAAGCGGGTATGGCGATTGTTTTGTATGTGGGTCTCGCCGTCAGCGCTCAGGCCTTCCAGGCCACTCCCCTGCGCCACGCGCCTGCGGTGGTGTTGGGCCTACTCCCTGGCCTTGCCGGCTGGGGAGCACACCTGTTGAAAGCTGGATTACGCGCCGGTGGTGCAGGCACAGCTGAACAACCGTTTGGCCCAGACCTCGTCAAGACCCTGGCCGGGGCTGATGTCTGGGCCGATGGACTCTTTGCACTGGAGCAAGGTCAGATCATCACCGCCATGCTCCTGGCCGCAATGCTCGTGAACGTCATCGAACAACGATTCCTCGCAGCAGCAGCCATGAGCGCTCTTGCATCCCTCCTTGCCTGGTTCGGAGTCATCCATGCCTGGACTTTCAGCGTGTCCGACACCACGCTCAATCTCGGTTGGGGCACGGGACAACCATGGGCAATCGGCTATGGAGCGGTCACCCTGGTGATGCTGATCGCCCACTGGCTCCCGAAACAGACTGAGGCGTGATGACGCTTTTTCCCAAACGCTGCCATGACCATCCGCGCCGTGCTCAGGCTTGGCCACCCGGCCCTGCGCCAACGAGCCCGTGAAATCCAGGGTGAGGTGTTCGGAACCCAGCGGCTGCAAACACTGATCGACGACCTCCTCGAAACGAAAGCAGCCCGTTCCGGCGCCGGGCTGGCTGCTCCGCAGATCGATGAGCCCTGGCGGGTGGTGGTGGTGGGCATGGGGGCCAACCCCCGTTACCCCCAGGCACCGCCAGTGCCGGAGCGGGTGCTGATCAACCCCGAGATCACACCGCTGAGCAACGCAACCACCGCCGGTTGGGAAGGCTGCCTCAGTGTGCCAGGGCTGCGCGGCGAGGTGGAGCGCTGGCAGCGGATCCGCCTCGCCTGGCGCGATTCGAACGGTTGCTCTCATCAGGAAGAGCTGGAAGGATTCCATGCCCGTGTGGTGCAACACGAATGCGACCACCTCGATGGCGTGCTGTTCCCGGATCGGTTGCGCGATCCCACGGCCTTTGGATTTGAAGCCGAGCTGCTGTCGGACGGACGGATCCCCTGAGGGGGGTCACTTGCCGATACAGAAACGGGAGAAGATCCGATCGAGCACCGATTCGGTGAGCTCCTCCCCAGTGATTTCACCGAGGCTATGGATCGCCTGACGTAGATCGATCGTCCAGAAGTCCCAGGGCAAGCCGTCGGCCGCCACCTGCGCACTGCGGGCCAGGGCATCGGCTGCCTGCTGAGCCAGATCACCCTGGCGCTGGTTCAGGGACAGCAGCAGGGAGCCGTCTGTGAGGGCTCCACAACGCTCCAACATGGCTTGCACCAGCTCAGCCTCCCCAGCTCCGGTGCTGGCACTGAGACGGATATCGACAGCAGAGCCGTTGGGCCGCGCGAGGGCATCCGTGCCAGCAAGATCCAGCTTATTGCCCACCAGCAGATAGGGCACCGCGGCGGGGATGCGTTGCCGAAGGGCTTCATCATCAGGCGTCCAGCCCACGCTCAGATCAAAGAGGAGCAGCACCAGATCAGCACTGACCAGGGCGTCGTGACTGCGGGCAATGCCGAGCCGCTCCACCGCATCGCTCGTCGCCCGGATGCCAGCGGTATCGAGCAGGGTGATCGGCACCCCCTCCAGCACGATCTCGCTCTCCAACAGATCACGGGTAGTGCCGGGCAGGTCCGTCACGATCGCCCGCTCCCGACGGCTGAGCCGATTGAGCAAGGAGCTCTTGCCCACATTCGGACGTCCCACCAAGGCCACTCTCAGCCCATTGCGCAGAGCGGCACCAACCTGACCGTCCTCCACCAGCTGCAACAGCTCGCCACGCACCATCTGCAACTCCTCGAGCAGGTCCGCTCCATCCAGCGGTGGCAGGTCCTCCTCGAAATCCACCCGGGCCTCCAACTCGCTGAGCTGATCCAGCAGGCGTTCACGCAGGACCGTGATCCGTTTCTGAATTCCCCCATCCACGCCGGCCATCGCCAGCTGAGCAGCACGCTGACTGCGCGCCGCCACCAGATCACTGATGGCCTCCGCACGGGTGAGATCAAGGCGACCGTTGAGCACAGCCCGCTGGCTGAACTCTCCCGGAAGCGCGCGACGCACCCCGGGCTGTTCAAGCACCCTTGCCAGCACCCGTTGCACGGCGATCACCCCGCCGTGGCAGTGAATCTCCACCACGTCCTCCCCTGTGAAACTGCGCGGCGCCAGCATCAACAGCACCAGCACTTCATCAATCCGCTCACCGCTTGCCGCCGCCAACACATGGCCGTAAAGCACCTGATGGCTCTCCCAGGACTGGTGGCCAGGAATGCGCGTGACGGACTGCACTGCGGCCTGAGCCTGGGGACCGGAAAGTCGAATCACGGCGATCCCCCCCTGTCCAGGAGCCACCGCGGTGGCCACCGCGGCAATCGTCTGCGCGTCTCGGTTGATCTCCTGCATCGAGCGGCTCACCAGCCCTTGCTCTCCTTCCTACGATTACACCCTTCAAGGCGGTGAAGGGACCGCAGTCGACTCCCATGGGCCGAATGCTGACGGAGGCACGCCAACGCGTGCAAGACGCGCTGCAGTGGCTGTGGCAACAGGAGGGCACACCCGGCCAACGCGCCCGTGGACTGGCTGCAGGGATCTTCTGCGGCTGCTTTCCGATCTTTGGCTTCCAAACACTTCTGGGTATTGCCCTGGCCAGTGTGGTGCGCGGCAATCACCTTCTGGCCGCAGCCGGGACCTGGATCAGCAATCCCTTCACCTACGTGCCCCTTTACTGGTTCAACTTCAGAGTGGGATCGCTGGTGCTGGGTCCGGGACGGCCCTGGCCAGGGTTCGACGCGGTGCGCCAGGAGGGCTTCAGCGACGTGGGTTGGAGCGTTCTGACCCGTCTGGCACTGGGCTCGACCATCACAGGTGCTGTCTGTGCCGCACTGGGCTGGTGGTTGAGCCTGCGCTGGCTGCAGCGCGCCGGGTCATGAACATCAGCGCCATGCTGCCGGCGGCCCTGATCGCCTCAACGCTGGCCCCCCAACCGCTCAAACGACTCAGCTCTGGCCAGTACGGGCAATGTCGAGCACGTCCGCCATCGAGCGAATTTGATCCATGGTGCGCTGCAACAGATCGGCTCCAGCCAGCTCTACACGCAGATCGATGCGGGCCGGTTTGCCGTAGGCCGTTTTAACTCGGGCATCGCTGACGTTGATCGATCCATCTGAAAGACGCATCAGGATGTCTTTGAGAATGCCCACCCTGTCGATCACCTCGATTCGCAACTGCACAGGAAAGCGCTGACCATTGCGGTCGTTCGCCGGATTCCAACGCACCGGCAGACGTCGTTCACTTGGAATCGCCTCCACATTCGCGCACTCTTGCCTGTGAATGGTGATGCCATGGTTGCCGAGTGCCACCGTGCCCACAATCGCCTCACCGGGGAGCGGGCTGCAGCAACCGCCGAGGCGATAGTCAAGCCGTTCCACGCCGAGTATCGGCATGACGCCGGCATGGTCTTGCCGAGCCGGCGTTGATTCAGCTTGTTCCACCAGCTTTCGAGCCACATCCTCATTGCTGAGGGGTTGGGCCTCTGCCTCCGATTGCAGGCGAATTTCTTCCCGCAGCCGATTGAGCACTTGATGGAGAGTAACTGCACCGAAACCGAGGGCAGCCAGGAGATCGTCGGTGCAATGCAGATTGCAACGCTCAGCGACACGCGTCATCGCTTCGCTGTTGAGCAATGCATCAAAACCGTTGCGCCCCAACTCCCGCTCCAGCAGCTCCTTGCCGCGCTGAATCGTTTCATCGCGATGGCTGCGCTTGTACCACTGGCGGATGCGATTCCGAGCCGTTGGCGTGGCCACGAAGTTGAGCCAATCGAGGCTGGGGTGGGCGGTTTTGCTGGTGAGGATGTTGATGAAGTCGCCGTTCTGCAGTGGTGTGGAAAGCGGGCAGAGGCGATCGTTGATCCTCACGCCATGGCAGTGATTACCCACCTCGGAATGAATGCGATACGCAAAATCCACAGCTGTTGACCCCTTGCGCAAACCGAGCACATCACCCTTGGGGGTGAACACGAACACCTCCTCATCGAAGAGATCTTCCTTGATGGAAGCGAGATAGTCGTTGTGATCATCAGAACCTCCCTCCTGCTGCCAGTCGACCAGTTGCCTCAGCCAGTTGAAGCGTTCGGTGTCGCCCCCTGCGGCAGGTGAGCCTCCCTCCTTGTATTTCCA
Coding sequences within it:
- a CDS encoding bifunctional (p)ppGpp synthetase/guanosine-3',5'-bis(diphosphate) 3'-pyrophosphohydrolase; the protein is MLNATSAPDVQPIDQRSTHPACGLVALRDRQIRSPDDYGIELPPWLRECINHVPPGIGHSCPTDSEALLAAAFDFAFQLHEGQFRASGDPYIVHPVAVADLLRDIGASASVIAAGFLHDVVEDTDVTPEQLESHFGPEVRELVEGVTKLGGLHFTNRTEAQAENLRKMFLAMASDIRVVLVKLADRLHNMRTLGALREEKRQRIARETREIYAPLANRLGIGRFKWELEDLSFKLLEPEAFREMQQEVATKRSEREERLGVTVQLLSDRLAAAGLENCEVNGRPKHLYGIWTKMQRQQKAFHEIYDVAALRILTPSVEACYRALAVVHDTFRPIPGRFKDYIGLPKPNGYQSLHTAVIGRHRPIEVQIRTLEMHQVSEFGIAAHWKYKEGGSPAAGGDTERFNWLRQLVDWQQEGGSDDHNDYLASIKEDLFDEEVFVFTPKGDVLGLRKGSTAVDFAYRIHSEVGNHCHGVRINDRLCPLSTPLQNGDFINILTSKTAHPSLDWLNFVATPTARNRIRQWYKRSHRDETIQRGKELLERELGRNGFDALLNSEAMTRVAERCNLHCTDDLLAALGFGAVTLHQVLNRLREEIRLQSEAEAQPLSNEDVARKLVEQAESTPARQDHAGVMPILGVERLDYRLGGCCSPLPGEAIVGTVALGNHGITIHRQECANVEAIPSERRLPVRWNPANDRNGQRFPVQLRIEVIDRVGILKDILMRLSDGSINVSDARVKTAYGKPARIDLRVELAGADLLQRTMDQIRSMADVLDIARTGQS